One genomic window of Daphnia pulex isolate KAP4 chromosome 12, ASM2113471v1 includes the following:
- the LOC124209514 gene encoding glycylpeptide N-tetradecanoyltransferase 1-like codes for MAERDMESSTGKMKAEASNGCGDHCDGHHHSNDGGAKSKDKKKKGKNVKNHLSKDDGEEMSLPPASLQDLKKAMELLSLTHSQGAVKTTEDAMAKQYEFWSTQPVPKINEDITVNEPIEPDTPFSEIRPEPYTLPQGFVWDTLSLDNPQTLQELYQLLNENYVEDDDNMFRFDYSADFLLWALKPPGWYKDWHCGVRAEKSGKLLGFISAIPATIRIYNHTQKMVEINFLCVHKKLRSKRVAPVLIREITRRVHLKGIFQAVYTAGVVLPKPVSTCRYWHRSLNPKKLIDVKFSHLARNMTMQRTLKLYRLPEETKTPGFRTLELKDIEQAYRLLNTYLNKFHLAPCFDEEDFRHWFFPRPGIVDCYVVENDGIITDLVSYYTLPSTVMHHPVHKSLKAAYSFYNASSTTPWNQLMSDALVTAKNAGFDVFNALDLMENKTFLEPLKFGIGDGNLHYYLYNWRCPDMPSNSVGLVLQ; via the exons aTGGCCGAAAGAGACATGGAATCTAGTACAGGAAAAATGAAAGCAGAAGCATCTAATGGCTGTGGAGACCATTGCGATGGACACCATCACTCCAACGACGG GGGTGCcaaatcaaaagacaaaaagaaaaaaggaaaaaatgtaaaaaatcatttgtccaAAGATGATGGAGAGGAGATGTCTTTGCCGCCTGCTAGTCTTCAA GACTTGAAAAAAGCCATGGAGTTGCTTTCGTTGACCCACAGTCAAGGTGCTGTCAAAACGACTGAAGATGCTATGGCCAAACAGTATGAATTTTGGAGCACTCAACCCGTTCCAAAAATTA ATGAAGATATTACTGTCAATGAACCAATTGAGCCGGACACACCTTTTTCAGAAATTCGTCCCGAGCCATATACATTACCACAGGGTTTTGTGTGGGATACTTTGTCATTAGACAATCCACAGACA TTGCAAGAATTGTACCAACTTCTTAATGAGAATTATGTAGAAGACGACGATAATATGTTTCGGTTCGATTATTCGGCTGATTTTCTTCTATG GGCTTTGAAACCGCCTGGCTGGTACAAGGATTGGCATTGTGGCGTTCGAGCAGAGAAATCGGGAAAGCTTTTGGGTTTCATATCTGCAATCCCAGCCACCATTCGAATATATAATCA TACCCAGAAAATGGTGGAGATTAATTTTCTTTGCGTGCACAAGAAGCTTCGCTCGAAAAGAGTGGCCCCCGTCCTCATTCGTGAGATTACACGACGCGTCCATTTGAAGGGAATATTTCAAGCCGTTTACACGGCCGGTGTTGTGTTGCCTAAACCGGTCAGCACTTGCAG ATACTGGCACCGTTCTCTGAATCCCAAAAAGCTGATCGATGTCAAATTTTCGCATCTGGCGCGTAATATGACAATGCAACGAACATTGAAACTTTATCGCCTACCAGAAGAGACGAAAACTCCTGGATTCCGTACTTTGGAACTCAAGGACATTGAGCAGGCTTATCGATTGCTCAACACG TATTTGAACAAGTTCCACTTGGCGCCGTGTTTCGACGAAGAAGATTTCCGCCACTGGTTTTTCCCCAGGCCCGGCATCGTCGACTGCTACGTGGTGGAGAACGACGGTATCATCACCGATCTGGTGAGCTACTACACGTTGCCATCGACGGTGATGCATCACCCGGTTCACAAGTCGCTCAAAGCGGCCTACTCGTTTTACAACGCATCGTCGACGACGCCGTGGAATCAGCTGATGAGCGACGCTCTGGTCACGGCCAAAAACGCCGGATTTGACGTTTTCAACGCCCTGGATTTGATGGAGAACAAGACGTTTTTAGAGCCGCTCAAGTTCGGTATCGGCGATGGCAATTTGCATTACTATCTCTACAACTGGCGCTGTCCGGACATGCCCTCAAACTCTGTCGGCCTGGTCCTTCAGTAA
- the LOC124209520 gene encoding 5-hydroxytryptamine receptor-like, with translation MNWTGTKAGPAALTTAMLRDPSEDELIDANVTATLFYNNSSSSTAVTTYLNNSSDVLLAVNGLDSLMNVLIAMVLVVLILITAIGNVFVIAVILLERHLQSVANYLILSLAVADLLVACLVMPLGAVYQVTGKWLLGPELCDMWTSSDVLCCTASILHLVAIATDRYWAVTSIDYIQQRTVGRITWMIATVWLVSLLVSCFPLFGWKDDDWQKRIQVYQQCLISQDVGYQVFATLSTFYLPLAIILFLYWRIFLTAKKRIRRRKEQRQNNGVSSSSAAAAAIGGLRLSLRGAVSSAAPTNSTTNSTGISFVSTSEPATCTVMAAAVGVLNLGRPPMPISSPSDTLENLYVEQTVAIVPPPAPAQPPTQPAKLTRRITSVAAAAVAAAASTTNRRRNMESKRERKAAKTLAIITGAFVVCWLPFFVIALLMPVCQWPHCYYDDNMVSFFLWLGYFNSTLNPILYTIFSPEFRNAFQKLLRMKSNPPRSSQPMPTALSHSGGGGGGGRARESRPNVTVLTVGNNNKFNDPERQSVAAVSNNYSG, from the exons ATGAATTGGACGGGCACAAAAGCGGGGCCGGCGGCCCTGACAACGGCGATGTTGCGGGACCCGAGCGAGGACGAATTGATCGACGCCAATGTGACGGCGACGTTATTCTACAACAATTCCTCGTCATCGACAGCCGTCACCACTTATCTCAACAACAGTTCCGACGTCCTTTTGGCCGTTAATGGACTCGACTCGCTGATGAATGTCCTCATCGCCATGGTCCTAGTCGTCCTAATTCTAATCACCGCAATCG GCAACGTGTTCGTCATCGCCGTCATTCTGCTGGAACGGCATCTGCAATCGGTGGCCAACTATTTGATCCTGTCGCTGGCCGTCGCCGATCTCCTGGTCGCCTGTTTGGTCATGCCGTTGGGGGCCGTCTATCAGGTGACTGGCAAATGGCTCCTAGGACCCGAACTGTGTGACATGTGGACCTCTTCAGATGTCCTCTGCTGCACCGCCTCCATCCTTCATCTCGTCGCCATAGCCACCGACag ATACTGGGCGGTGACGAGCATCGACTACATCCAACAGCGGACCGTCGGCCGGATCACGTGGATGATCGCCACCGTTTGGCTCGTCTCTCTGCTCGTCTCCTGTTTCCCGCTCTTCGGATGGAAGGACGACGACTGGCAGAAGCGCATCCAAGTCTACCAGCAATGTCTCATCAGTCAGGATGTCGGTTATCAG GTTTTTGCGACGCTGTCGACGTTTTATTTGCCGCTGGCCATCATCCTGTTTCTCTACTGGCGGATCTTCCTCACAGCCAAGAAGCGGATTAGGAGGCGCAAGGAGCAAAGGCAAAACAATGGAGTTTCATCCTCATCGGCTGCGGCGGCTGCCATCGGCGGATTGCGGCTCAGTTTGAGAGGAGCCGTCTCGTCGGCCGCTCCCACCAACTCGACGACCAACAGCACCGGAATTTCCTTCGTTTCCACCAGCGAACCGGCCACTTGCACCGTCATGGCCGCCGCCGTCGGTGTCTTGAATCTCGGCCGCCCGCCAATGCCAATTTCATCTCCATCAGATACCCTGGAAAATTTATACGTCGAGCAAACGGTCGCTATCGTCCCTCCGCCAGCGCCAGCGCAACCGCCAACTCAGCCGGCCAAATTAACGCGACGGATAACATCGGTGGCCGCTGCAGCCGTGGCGGCCGCCGCCTCGACTACCAATCGCCGGCGGAACATGGAGTCGAAACGGGAGCGCAAAGCGGCCAAAACATTGGCCATCATCACGGGAGCGTTTGTCGTTTGTTGGCTGCCCTTCTTCGTCATTGCCCTGCTGATGCCCGTCTGCCAATGGCCGCACTGTTACTACGACGACAACATGGTGTCATTCTTCCTCTGGCTCGGCTACTTCAACTCCACTCTCAACCCGATTCTCTACACCATTTTCAGCCCAGAGTTCCGTAACGCTTTCCAGAAACTACTCCGGATGAAGAGCAACCCTCCACGATCCAGCCAGCCCATGCCCACGGCCCTATCCCATTccggtggcggcggtggcggtggtaGGGCCAGGGAGAGTCGACCAAATGTCACAGTTTTAACTGTTGGCAATAACAACAAGTTCAATGATCCGGAACGCCAAAGTGTCGCAGCCGTGTCCAACAACTATTCCGGATAg
- the LOC124209522 gene encoding 5-hydroxytryptamine receptor-like, producing the protein MAGNQSRSLAAAGQEPPQYLNLSSWPVDASSYYNYLLHYCNNNSTPAAAAAAAACCEWNNCSVAGNIFLEVSGADDDNNNNNSGNASDYWINSTNPQRPEDNLIFTSLTSAILGVLILATIVGNVFVIAAILLERHLHSVANYLIVSLAVADLLVACLVMPLGAVYEISQRWILGPELCDMWTSSDVLCCTASILHLVAIATDRYWAVTNLDYIHNRNVSRIGTMIFLVWAVALIVSVAPLFGWKDAEFLDRVNIQQRCLISQDVSYQIFATCATFYVPLAVILIVYWKIFQTARRRIRKRPNQNHQQEQQLDHHGHLNHDANDNRKMMRRWFKCPAAGASSSAEESEHIKEDEPPARTSSDDAMAIATADDGGQHTPNQQTTAFTIEIPDVNAAMPITPESNAAVAAAANRQSPLNGSTVALSSSPVIIKTPSAGPAATARTTENAVRKKRETLEAKRERKAAKTLAIITGAFVVCWLPFFVCALLMPLRPDWVFDETMLSVFLWLGYFNSTLNPIIYTIFSPEFRQAFKRLLCGKAAVNGTSAYRPRKLR; encoded by the exons ATGGCGGGGAATCAAAGCCGATCATTAGCGGCGGCCGGACAGGAGCCACCGCAATACCTCAACTTATCTTCGTGGCCAGTGGACGCTTCATCATACTACAACTACTTATTGCACtattgcaacaacaacagcacgccagcagctgctgccgccgccgccgcttgtTGTGAATGGAATAACTGCAGTGTGGCCGGTAATATTTTCCTGGAGGTGTCCGGcgccgacgacgacaacaacaacaacaacagcggcaaCGCCAGCGATTATTGGATCAACTCGACAAACCCACAGCGACCCGAAGACAATTTGATATTCACCAGCTTGACTTCGGCCATCTTGGGAGTGCTCATACTGGCCACAATCGTCG GTAACGTGTTCGTGATTGCGGCCATCCTGCTAGAGAGGCATCTACATTCCGTGGCGAATTACCTCATAGTTTCGCTGGCAGTGGCCGATCTGCTAGTCGCCTGTCTGGTCATGCCCCTGGGAGCCGTCTACGAG atcaGCCAGAGATGGATCCTAGGACCCGAACTGTGTGACATGTGGACCTCTTCAGATGTCCTCTGCTGCACGGCATCCATTCTTCACTTGGTGGCCATAGCAACCGACAG ATACTGGGCCGTGACTAATCTGGACTACATCCACAATCGCAATGTCAGCCGCATCGGGACGATG ATTTTCCTCGTCTGGGCTGTTGCGCTGATTGTGTCCGTTGCGCCGCTGTTCGGTTGGAAAGACGCCGAATTCCTGGACCGAGTCAACATCCAGCAGCGCTGCCTCATCAGTCAAGACGTTTCCTATCAAATCTTTGCCACTTGCGCCACATTCTACGTCCCTTTGGCCGTCATTCTCATCGTTTATTGGAAGATCTTCCAGACGGCCAGGCGAAGGATACGCAAACGTCCCAATCAGAACCatcagcaggagcagcagctggACCACCACGGCCACCTCAATCACGACGCCAACGACAATCGAAAAATGATGCGCCGCTGGTTCAAGTGCCCGGCAGCTGGCGCCTCATCGTCGGCCGAAGAATCGGAACACATCAAAGAAGACGAGCCACCTGCTAGGACCAGCTCCGACGACGCCATGGCCATCGCCACCGCAGACGACGGTGGGCAGCACACACCCAATCAGCAGACGACGGCCTTCACCATCGAAATTCCCGACGTCAACGCCGCAATGCCCATCACGCCGGAGAGCAACGCGGCCGTGGCGGCCGCCGCCAACCGGCAGTCGCCGCTCAACGGTTCGACCGTGGCTCTGAGCAGCAGTCCCGTCATTATCAAAACACCGTCGGCGGGTCCGGCGGCGACGGCCAGAACGACCGAGAATGCAGTgcggaagaaaagagagacgcTGGAAGCGAAACGTGAGCGCAAAGCGGCCAAGACGCTGGCCATCATCACGGGCGCCTTCGTTGTCTGTTGGCTGCCGTTTTTCGTCTGCGCCCTGCTGATGCCTTTGAGACCCGACTGGGTCTTTGATGAGACAATGCTGTCCGTCTTCCTCTGGCTCGGCTATTTCAATTCAACGCTCAACCCCATCATCTACACCATCTTCAGCCCGGAATTCCGGCAAGCCTTCAAGCGGCTACTTTGCGGCAAGGCGGCCGTCAACGGAACTTCGGCGTATCGACCACGGAAACTTCGTtga